The Fundulus heteroclitus isolate FHET01 unplaced genomic scaffold, MU-UCD_Fhet_4.1 scaffold_63, whole genome shotgun sequence region tatctctaacagctgttctccgtggttgcgcctccaggcaggaaagcggtggaaaattaatctgtttctatgtttttcccatggcgatcatgtgttgcgctgttacaacccacaatacagcaacggtttaccatggttgaaatcaagttaaggtgaaattaatcaaattaaaacacggctgagagagggagtacagtacgcggtagtaataggcagtagaggcggcggaggcagtcaacatggcagccgcggaaagtaataagtcataacgcccaagccctattattaatatattcttcttacatgttttaaatacttaacagttaattacctgtgacaaagtgagcaccgcagactctggcgtattccatcttaacaccgtccaaataggacctggatatccgtgtcagccataggtgaaggcgttgttcagagagctgttttgttttttcacaccgattcactattacggctggtaggcgatagaaagcgttgatctccacctccacgggccgtgcaaccaaccattaaacacgttttccccattgttcacttccaatactgcctaaggcgtcatacaatgtaGGCCACCACCCctaaggggagtggtggcctacaGACAGTCATCAGTTGAAATATATTAATGATCTCCTTCTTTGTCCCCACAGACCTCCAAAAGCAACATGTCTCCATGGAGGAGGAAGTTTCTGCCATTCAAAATCTCTGCAACCAGAGGAGAAGGTCCAGTCATGACCAGGAGGAAGCAGAATGTTGGTGGACTGAAGAGGAACAGATGGAACCAGATCCTCCTCTGACTGAAGAACAAGGGGAATTAGTACCTCCATGTACtaaagaagaaaaggaggaaCCAACACCTCCACTGATTAAAGAAGAACAGGTGGAGCCTGAGTCTTCATGGGCTAAAGAGGAACAAATGGAACCAGAACCATTGATTGAAGAACCAGAGAACCCAGAACTTCCACGGATTAAGGTAGAAAAGGAAGAACCAGATTCTTCAAGGCTTAAACATGAACAGCAGGATCCTGAACATTTACCAACTAGAAGGGATCAGGAGGATGTCTGCAGCAGTAAAGAGGGAGAGCAGCTTGTCCAGAAGCAGTCTGTTGCTCTAATGGAGACCTTTACCCTTCAGGAACATGAAGGAGAACCAAGAACTGAGCAGCTTTCCTTTCATATCTCTCCTGTAGTTCAAACCAAAGACCAGGAAGGAAGCAGCTCCACTGGGTCAGAGAGTCAGTCTTTCACTGACACTAAgaaaaagtctttaaaatgtgatgtttgtggAAAGTCTTGGAAGAAGAAATATCAATTGAAAATGCATTACagaacccacacaggtgagaggccttTTTCCTGTCAGACATGCGGAAAAAGTTTCACCTCAATGGataatttaaatgttcacataagaatccacacaggtgagaagccctTTTCTTGTAAAACATGCGGGAAAAGTTTCACCCAAATAGGcaatttaaatgttcacatgagaacccacacaggtgagaggtgtttttcttgtcagataTGTGGAAAAACTATCATTGCACCGAATGACTTAAAAAGTCACATGAGAACGCACAAAGGAGAAAGacttttttcttgtcagacatgcGGAAAAAGTTTCACCTCAATAAGcaatttaaatgttcacattagaatccacacaggtgagaggcccttttcttgtcagacatgcGGAAAAGGTTTCACTCAACTGAGTGATCTAAATGTTCATATGAGAGTCCACACAGGCGAgaggcctttttcttgtcagacatgcGGAAAAACTTTTCTTGTACGAAGTAATTTAAACAGTCACATGATAGCCCACACAGGTGAAAgacctttttcttgtcagataTGCAGAAAAACTTACTCTCGCTTATGTACTTTAAAAgttcacatgagaatccacacaggtgagaggcctttttcttgtcagacatgcGGAAAAAGTTTCATTGGACCAAGTCATTTAAATAGTCACATTAAAACCCACACAAGTGAAAGACCTTTTTCTTGTCTGACATGCAGAAAAAGTTTCACTCGACTGAGTCTTTTAAATGATCACTTGAGAACCCACCCAGGTGAGATGCCTTTTTCatgtcagacatgtggaaaaggtttcatTCAACTAGTCAGTTTAAATGTTCACAtgagaacccacacaggtgagaagcctatTTCATGAGGACTATTTGGACAAAGCTTCGCTCAAGGTGGCAGTTTGAACCTTCAcatgaaattcaattcaattcaattcaattttatttatatagcgccaaatcatgaaacatgtcatctcaaggcactttacaaagtcaagttcaatcatattatacagattgggtcagattatacagattggtcaaaaatgtcctatataaggaaaccagttgattgcatcaaagtcccgacaagcagcattcactcctggggaaccgtagagccacaggaagagtcatctgcattgtacatggctttgctgcaatccctcatactgagcaagcatgaagcgacagtgggaagaaaaaccacccattaacgggaaaaaaaacctccggcagaaccgggctcagtatgaacggtcatctgcctcgaccgactggggttacagaagacagaacagacacaacaagagagacaaaaaagcacagaagcacacattgatctagtaatctgttctacattagatggtagtagcgggtgagccgtcttctctggatgatgtcacagttaacagaacgccagaccaggtgtacctactatgaagagaaaagagagagaacagaaagttaaagcagaaatgacaacacataatgcataattgaagaacagtagaactcaatatagtgagaaaattagatcctgatatactccagtaacctaagcctatagcagtaaaactataaaggtggctgagagtaacatgagtcactagttattatttttgtcaaaaagaaaagttttaagcctagtcttaaaagtagacagggtgtctgcctcacggaccaaaactgggagttggttccacaggagaggagcctgatagctaaaggatctgcctcccattctacttttagagactctaggaaccaccagcagacattgatctagtaatctgttctacattagatggtagtagcggcatgcaaaatgaaaacacaaaagtgagAAGTagtctgttttttctgtttgtttgttttttgtttttttaaacaaatattcttCCTTTTAGTTTTCCATTAGAGGCCATCTGCTGTCACCTTCTGGATTGGAGTCTTGTcttttctaaaaatgtaaagTCTTTCTTGAAGATCTATTCTGTTTTTTAGATTGAAGCAATGTTTTACACTCAGTTCTTTCACCTAAGAAATATCTACACATTTCAAGGCTGAGTAATAGACtgatatgttttttctttcagttaaGTGTTGAGATGTTTTATGTTCGGAGAGTTTATGTTGGCAAACTTCTTCATTTTTGTATTCCTTATTGTACGTTACTgatagaaatttaaaaaaatcgcAAGAATAATTCTCCAGAGCAGGATCAAagttttttgcctttttcatCTACTATTTTTAGAAGCAGCTGAATAAGCTTTTTaatccttgtttttcttttctaaacttgatatttttgtatcattttaatcttgaattttatcttttaatgatcacattttatttactcaaaaaaCTTGTCACttagagtttttttccccctttttcgaAGTGTCCTTCCAATCTGTCATCAAGATTTTGGTTATTTCCAAGGATCTTATATATTGAGGAATCGTGtaggttttctgttttattttaaatatttttttattttaaatcctgACCACTCTAGTAAGCTTGATTGACATTCTTAGCATGCATGTGTAAAATCTCTAGAGTAAGATAAGAGGGTGTCAGTTCTTCTGATGCCTTTCAGATTTATCCAATTAACTGTTGGCTGCaatgtttaaatttgattaCAATGACTAGCCTTGGGTCAAATAGGGTCTAGTACAGCAGGTCGATTCAACTGCTTATATTGATTTTCAATAGATGtcaaatacatgttttattgataattgATTTTGCattcatgtttacatttttgagtCCTTGTTCAATACAATTCTTATATTTGGAGACCAAATATATATGGAGACTCTGAAACAagcactgaaacagctgaaaaacaaacgTTTACTTTTAAAAGTATTCCTGGTTAATATCTGCTCCATTAATGACAGTTTAGAAAAGTTCTGCTCTGGTTCAGAGTCTGTTGTTGCTGCCGATCTGCTGCTCCACTccagtccagcagggggcggtaGATGGACCAATCAGCTGCTTTGTCTCAGTGACGTCCACCGGAAGTGAATCTAAAaggctccagcagcagctcggcTGGAAGACGGTTGTGTTGTGGAGTATCAGCTGAATCTCTGCGTAGTTTCAGCAAcaatgtcttcagttcagcatctgagagagtttatcagagagcgactaactgctgctgctgaagaaatctTCTCAGAGGTTGAGAAAACCATCGTCCGCTACGAGGAGGAGCTCCATGGTCTCCGCAGGATGATGGCTATCAACTGGAACCAGAACTAAAGCTGAGCAGAACCGCcatggagctgcagagacaaagttctggtaggtCCGGATAACGGTGCTGATGTGTTCCATGGAGCAGTTGCTGATAGTTGCTGCAACTGCAGCTGCTGTTGCTCAACAGGGCTGGACAGCAACTGGGTTTACTCAGAGCTCTGGTGCTGCAGAGGTTGATGGTTCTGAaaggctgcagcagaaccagaacatgtctGGTACCATCTGTTCAGTCCACATGGAGATCATCTAGACGCTCCGACAAACAATATTAATGCATATGAATTTCTCTGTACCCAAGACAAATTTCCTTTGGAACAATAAAATTCATCATCATTAACGATGCTATAAACCCAGTGATGATGGGGAGAAGAAGAATAAACGTGGTCAGATAAACATGTTGATTTGtcatgtatatgtatatatatatacacacatatatatatgtgtgtgtgtatatatatatatataaacacatatatatatatatatatatacacacatacgtatatatatatatatatatatatatatatatccatccatccatccattttccaaaccgcttatccctcatgtggtcgcgggggttgctggtgcctatctccagcgttctgtgggcgagaggcggggtacaccctggacaggtcgccagtctgtcgcagggcaacacagagagacaaacaggacaaacaaccattcacgcacacactcacacctaaggacaatttggagaggccaattaacttaacagtcatgtttttggtcagtgggaggaagccagagtacccggagagaacccacgcatgcacagggagaacatgcagactccatgcagaaagacccagaggtggacttgaacccaggaccttcttgctgcaaggcaacagtgctacccactgcgccactgtgcagcatatatatatatatatatatatatatatatatatatatatatatatatatagatatatatatatatatatatatatatatatatagatatatatatatatatatatatatatatatatatatatatatatatatatatatatatatatatattagggctgggcaagttaacgcgttaatttcgcgttaactcattagactattaacggcgatattttctttaacgcgcgttaacgcatgttggtcacatgcttttattttgtgaaggtctgttgctgcggtgtaggggtttgaatcagaacagtaggtggcgataatgcgccaataacctcgctgtcagcccagcctcagattcaaagaggaagaaaggtgctggccggaaaaaaacaaagccgacatgcggaaggcggtgtttcccgcaggtaccgcgagcgagcttaggcggggcgaggcggtgagttggcgaacagaacaagttttgtgcggagcggagcgcggagggggggggtctgcttagacgccgtcggtgaagtcgcttctcgtttcaaagtatccatgtgtttttgcctgtttttccctgccattcactatatgcgcgcgagaaagcaacaacaaaaaaccgcgtgtcaacgtcaaataaacgcaagcatatcgagttagcaagcatttcagtttaaagttcttccagcatggaatatgacagaaacacgttagttgtaaccactgccaagttaaactttggtattgaacataaaatggtaatgctgctccctgcggttacctcagaaattgcctgtttttggtagattttttccccataaagagaattccctgtcagtggcaataagctttaatttattattattgctattttttgttttacatgtttaagttgagctttacactaaatatgtgttactgataagtgctacaaatgttacaacacttttgttcatatggcagcagaacattaaaataaaagtgctctttacactacttttgaattcactcttggagtttgtaaatacaatgcgattaatcgcgattaatcgcgattaatcagtgcgattaatcgcgattaaatattttaatcgttgcccagccctaatatatatatatatatatatatatatatatatatatatatatatatatatatatatatatatatatatatatatatataatgtatgtgtgtgtgtgtgtgtgtatatatatgtgtgtgtgtatatatatgtgtgtgtgtgtgtgtgtgtatatgtgttttattcctttatttaaccaggaaaagtcccattgagattaacaatctctttttcaagggagtcctgaccaagatagcggcaaaagattacattacagtttacaataacatctatctaaattagaatttcataaaacagttacaaaccatAGATCTCATTTCCAAACCTTTGAGCAATCGTTTAAAATGTCCGATCGTAATCAAATCCTTCAACTTCCAGTCTTTCTGAAGATTGTTCCATGCTGTGGGGGCAGAGtactgaaaagctttctttCTAGCTTCAGTGCGGATACTAggtacagacagaagcagagactcTTGAGAACGTAGAGAATACAGTCCAGCTGCTCTTGGTTGAATGTACTCACAGAGGTATGAGGGGAGCAGACGCAGAATAGCCTTATAAATGATCATATACCAGTGAGTGAGTCTACGAGTCTCTAATGCTGGCCAGCCCACACGTATATAAAGTTCACAGTGGTGTGTGCGAGGCTTACAATTTGTGATAAATCGTAGAGAGGCATGGTAAATTGagtctaacatttttaaaacttgatcTGGGGCATTAATTTGAtttaagaagaagaatttaataattaaatgaattattgatacaaatattgtttgcttttaaaacacTAAACATAGACTCTAAAACAGGGGTTTTCCAATTTCGTTGAATGTGAGCCTCTCCTTGGAATAGATAAAGATAACCAATACCactccccaaccccccccccccttccccccccccccccccccccacacacacacacacacacacaccaccaccatcaAAATCCTACACCACACAGAtccctgcagtaaatgcatcattcttttgtgttcctggaatgctgtgtttcaaaaacaactgatagcccaacaaatgctttttattgtgtttattttaacaaagtacattaataaaaaaggcctattcataaaatatccatccaaataCTTCCATTTTACAtactacttttactgaaacgtcacaaacagagggcctacttttaaaattgaactgtcattagagcaaattcataaatgattgttttcaacagcagacaaactgaactaaacagatacCAATGTCtaacaggagacgtcaactgtaataataataaacaagataacctgaatttaacagacgtcaacatattgcgatttactttttaggctaattatgcACAATTTAAACCTATTTCTATTTTAACAACCAATCATGTTATTATCTGATGTAtatctgatgtttggcacttttaCCTTGTGTTAAAGTGcactttaaataatgatgacaatgatgattaTGATAACTATAaccttttgcatcacctcccagaagctggaaagaaaaaagacaaaaacattttccacatgcCACTTAGTAAGTCTTAGAAACTCAattattttagtctaaatattttaggctaaaatattaaactttttatttggttttatttttttccttcaatccCCCCGtaatgtttagtaatttctgccaaaggctgcagcattttgatttaatccacctgaatgcagtatttgaaAACCATTGCTCTAAAAGATATTGAAAAGAGATTATGTAGGATATATATCATGCAATGAACTTAGCTATTCAtgataaacatatatttaatcccctgtattattttcattaacagTTATCTCAGGATCTCCATGATCATCTGTACAGATGTCTGAACCAGTCATCAGTGTTATTATTATGACAATGTCCTCTTTTGTCCCCATAGAAACCAAAAAGCCTCATGCCTTCATGGAGGAGGAAGCTTCTGCCGTCTCACAGCTCTGTAACCAGGGGAGAAAGTCCTGTAATGATCAGACGGAAGTAGAAACTCAGAGGACTGAAGAGGAACAGATGGAACCAGATCCTGGTTTAAATGAAGAACAAGGGATACCAGGACCTCCGTGGATTAAAGAGGAAGAGAACATACCAGAGTTTTCTTGGGTTAAAGTGAAACAGGAGGAACCAGAATATCAACTAAATGTAAAATGGGAGGAACCAGGATCTCCCCGgattaaagaagaagaagagactAGAGAAACTTGTCTGTTTGAAGAACAAGATAGATCAGAATGTTCACTGATGGAAGAAGTAAAGGAGGAACCAGATTCTTCACGGTTTAAACATAAACACATGGTACCTGAACATTTAGCAACTATACAGGAGCAGAAGGACCTTCACAGTGGTCAGGATGGAGAACAGAAGAAGTCCACTGCTCTGATGGAGACTTCTACTCTTcagaaaggtgaaagagaacCAAAAACTGAAGCTTTTCCTATTCACATATCTCCTTTAGTTGATACCAAAGATGTGGAAGGAAGGAGGTCCACTGGGTCAGAGAGTCAGTCTCATACTCACACAGAGAAAAGGCATTTCAAATGTGACATGAAATGCCTTTTAATAAAATTCAAGGACCTTGACAGGTCCTTGAATTTTATTTCAACCAAAGTCTGGGAAGCCTGTCTTTACCAAGAGTGCCAATTAGTGTGAAGGAGGAGACCCTGGAAACTTCATATCCTTTTGAATGAAACACGACAAATTAATTTTAGATGAACCGTGTGACGCCTTCTTTAGAGAATCTCCAGAAACAACCAGCCTGATTAATCAGACAGTCCTCAGTTAAATTATATTAATGATCTCTTTCTTTGTCCCCACAGACCTCCTGAAGCCACATGTCTCCATGGAGGAGGAAGCTTCTTCCATCCAACAGCTCTGCAACCAGAGGAGAAGGTCCTGTCATGACCAGGAGGAAGCAGAACCTCAGTGGTCTGAGGAGGAACAGAgggaaccagaacctcctctgactgAAGAACAGGGGGTGTCAGTACCTTTATGGattaaagaggaaaaggaggaaccagaacctccacTGATTAAAGAAGAACAAGGAGAGCCTGAGTCTTCGTGGGTTAAAGAGGAACAAATGGAGCCAGAACCACAGATTGGGTCTGAGAATCTGGCTAATACTGGCAcagagaaaatgtgtttaaaatgtgacatttgcGGAAAGTCTTGGAAGAGGAAGAGTGAATTGAAAAAGCATTACATAATCCACACTGGTGAGAGGCCTTTTActtgtcagacatgtggaaagAGTTTCTCACGTATGAGTCATTTAAATGGTCACAGAAAAATCCACTCAGGCGAgaggcctttttcttgtcaaacatgtggaaaaagtttcactCAGATGTCTTCTTTAAAACTTCACATCACAATCCACACAGGTGACAGGCCTTTTTCTTGTCaaacatgtgaaaaaagttttactcagatgtcttctttaaaacttcacatgagaatccacacaggtgagagaCCCTTCTCTTGTCAgtcatgtggaaaaagtttctcTCAACTGGGTAATTTAAATATTCACAAGAAAATCCACACTGGTGAGAcccctttttcttgtcagacatgtggaaaacaATTCTCTCACATGAGTCCTTTAAAACTCCACAtgagaacccacacaggtgaaaagcctttttcttgtcagacatgtggaaaaagtttctcTCGTATGaatcatttaaatgttcacatgagaatccacacaggcgAAAGGCCTTTTTCATGTGgaatatgtggacaaagcttcaCTCGAGGTGACTGTTTGAATCtccacatgaaaaaaaagcataaaagtgagtagacatttttactttcaaacgtaagtttaaatataaaaatttccCTTGGTCGTTTCCAGTAGAGACCCTATGCTGCCACCTTCTGGATTGAAGTCcaatattttatataaacatGAAGTCTGCCTTGTAGGTCTAGGCAGTTTTTCAGCTGTAAATATATAtacctgtgtgtttgtgtgtgtgtgtgtgtgtgtatatatatatatatatatatatatatatatatatatatatatatatatatatatatatatatatatatatatatacctgggattctccaggtcctgaagaggacccactttttaagtctttgttcCTTCATAATCTACATGAAAGTGTACAATATGATGTGACCATGCATTGCAGGGAAAATAACTTTTCCATGCAAGAGAAACACAGATATGCTCAGTTTGTCTggaacaattcaattcaataaaattttatttatatagcgccaattcatgaaacatttaatctcaaggctctttacaaagtcaaaatcaatcatattatacagattggtcaaaaatttcctacataagggaaccagttgattgcttaagtctttccaagcagcattcactcctggagaagcgtagagctacagggagagtcgtctacattgtccatggcttagcagcaatccttcatactgagcaagcatgaagcgacagtggaaagaaaaaccacccattagtaggaaggaaaacctccagcagaactgggctcagtatgaacggtcatctgcctcgaccgactgaaggttacagaagacagaacagagacacaacaagacagacaaaaaagaacagaagcacacattgatccagcaaTCTGTTcgacattagatggtaatagcgggtgatctgtcttccctggatgatgtcacagttaacagaacgtcagaccaggtgtacttactatgaagagaaaagagagataCAAAAAGTTAAACGCTGAAATgaaaacagtcatttcaatgtaatgcaatgcaaaactggagaacagtagaaatcagtagagtgagaaaaatagaccctgatgtcctccagtagcctaagcctatagcagcataactatagagatagctcagggtaacatgagacactctagaagctttgtcaaaaaggaaagttttaagattagtcttaaaagtagacagggtgtctgcctcacggaccaaaactgcgagttggttccacaggagaggagcctgatagctaaaggatctgcctcccattctacttttagagactctaggaaccaccagcaaacctgcagtctgagagcgaagtgctctgttaggaacatacggggtaatcagagctctgatatatgatggagcttgattattaagggctttatacgttagaaggagaattttaaattctattcttgatttaacaggaagccaatgaagggaagctaaaattggagaaatatgatccttgttgattttcatcaaaactcttgctgcagcattttggatcagctgaagacttatttgtgaactgcattttgtggacttcctgatagtgaAGAATTaaaatagtccagccttgaagtaacataTGCAttctggacagaatgtttctaattttggcgatattccggaggtgaaaaaaggaaactctggaaacctgtttaatatgggatttaaatgacatgtcttggtcaaaaataacaccaagatttttttactttattaccagaggccaagtaaatgccatccagattaagtgattgattaagaagtatATTTTttaggactctggtccaaagattacaacttctgtcttgtcagaatttaagtgcaggaaatttaaagtcattcagcttttgatgtcatcaagacatgcctgtagttgaagtaactgattggattcatcaggatttatggataaatatagctgagtgtcatcagcataacagtgggaATTGTTgacatgctgtctgataatttttccaactggaagcatatatatagtaaagataATTTGTCCAAGGaatgaaccctgtggtactccacaagtgaccctagagtctaaagaatatttattattaacatgaacaaatatgaatatgtccgacagataagatttaaaccaccCTAATGCTTTCCCGttatccctacagtatgttcaagtctttgtaggagaatattgtgatcaactgtatcaaatgcagcactgagttctaacaggacaagtatagaagACCACAAgaccattatctgaggccatgagaatatcattggtgaccttcaccagagctgtttcagtgctatgatgagctctgaagcctgactaaaactcctcaagtatgtcattactttgtaaatgttcacatagttgattagcaactactttctcaagaattttagataggaaaagaagattagatataggtctgtagtttactagctcatcttgatcaagagaaggtttcttaagtaaaggtttaataacaggtattttaaaagcctgtggtacatatccatttactaaggatagattaatcatgtccaaaatagtgccagtgatcaaagggaatacctcctttaacaacttggttgggattgggtctaacatacaggtagaaggttgagatgaagctaaaattttagatagctcagaaagctctactgcttctaaacag contains the following coding sequences:
- the LOC105925121 gene encoding zinc finger protein 2 homolog isoform X1, which codes for MELQRQSSETQKPHAFMEEEASAVPQLCNQGRRSSHDQTEVEAQRTEEEKMEPDPALNEEQEMPRPQWIKEENNIPEFSCVNLKQEEPEHPLNERREEPGPPLIKEVKETQEPCLFEEQNQSECSLMEEVKEPDSSQLNHEHMVPEHLPTRQEQKDLHSGQDGEQKKSTALMETSTLQKDLQKQHVSMEEEVSAIQNLCNQRRRSSHDQEEAECWWTEEEQMEPDPPLTEEQGELVPPCTKEEKEEPTPPLIKEEQVEPESSWAKEEQMEPEPLIEEPENPELPRIKVEKEEPDSSRLKHEQQDPEHLPTRRDQEDVCSSKEGEQLVQKQSVALMETFTLQEHEGEPRTEQLSFHISPVVQTKDQEGSSSTGSESQSFTDTKKKSLKCDVCGKSWKKKYQLKMHYRTHTGERPFSCQTCGKSFTSMDNLNVHIRIHTGEKPFSCKTCGKSFTQIGNLNVHMRTHTGERCFSCQICGKTIIAPNDLKSHMRTHKGERLFSCQTCGKSFTSISNLNVHIRIHTGERPFSCQTCGKGFTQLSDLNVHMRVHTGERPFSCQTCGKTFLVRSNLNSHMIAHTGERPFSCQICRKTYSRLCTLKVHMRIHTGERPFSCQTCGKSFIGPSHLNSHIKTHTSERPFSCLTCRKSFTRLSLLNDHLRTHPGEMPFSCQTCGKGFIQLVSLNVHMRTHTGEKPIS
- the LOC105925121 gene encoding zinc finger protein OZF isoform X2 — protein: MELQRQSSDLQKQHVSMEEEVSAIQNLCNQRRRSSHDQEEAECWWTEEEQMEPDPPLTEEQGELVPPCTKEEKEEPTPPLIKEEQVEPESSWAKEEQMEPEPLIEEPENPELPRIKVEKEEPDSSRLKHEQQDPEHLPTRRDQEDVCSSKEGEQLVQKQSVALMETFTLQEHEGEPRTEQLSFHISPVVQTKDQEGSSSTGSESQSFTDTKKKSLKCDVCGKSWKKKYQLKMHYRTHTGERPFSCQTCGKSFTSMDNLNVHIRIHTGEKPFSCKTCGKSFTQIGNLNVHMRTHTGERCFSCQICGKTIIAPNDLKSHMRTHKGERLFSCQTCGKSFTSISNLNVHIRIHTGERPFSCQTCGKGFTQLSDLNVHMRVHTGERPFSCQTCGKTFLVRSNLNSHMIAHTGERPFSCQICRKTYSRLCTLKVHMRIHTGERPFSCQTCGKSFIGPSHLNSHIKTHTSERPFSCLTCRKSFTRLSLLNDHLRTHPGEMPFSCQTCGKGFIQLVSLNVHMRTHTGEKPIS
- the LOC118561425 gene encoding gastrula zinc finger protein XlCGF8.2DB-like isoform X3 codes for the protein MELQRQSSDLLKPHVSMEEEASSIQQLCNQRRRSCHDQEEAEPQWSEEEQREPEPPLTEEQGVSVPLWIKEEKEEPEPPLIKEEQGEPESSWVKEEQMEPEPQIGSENLANTGTEKMCLKCDICGKSWKRKSELKKHYIIHTGERPFTCQTCGKSFSRMSHLNGHRKIHSGERPFSCQTCGKSFTQMSSLKLHITIHTGDRPFSCQTCEKSFTQMSSLKLHMRIHTGERPFSCQSCGKSFSQLGNLNIHKKIHTGETPFSCQTCGKQFSHMSPLKLHMRTHTGEKPFSCQTCGKSFSRMNHLNVHMRIHTGERPFSCGICGQSFTRGDCLNLHMKKKHKSE
- the LOC118561425 gene encoding zinc finger protein 391-like isoform X1 translates to MELQRQSSETKKPHAFMEEEASAVSQLCNQGRKSCNDQTEVETQRTEEEQMEPDPGLNEEQGIPGPPWIKEEENIPEFSWVKVKQEEPEYQLNVKWEEPGSPRIKEEEETRETCLFEEQDRSECSLMEEVKEEPDSSRFKHKHMVPEHLATIQEQKDLHSGQDGEQKKSTALMETSTLQKDLLKPHVSMEEEASSIQQLCNQRRRSCHDQEEAEPQWSEEEQREPEPPLTEEQGVSVPLWIKEEKEEPEPPLIKEEQGEPESSWVKEEQMEPEPQIGSENLANTGTEKMCLKCDICGKSWKRKSELKKHYIIHTGERPFTCQTCGKSFSRMSHLNGHRKIHSGERPFSCQTCGKSFTQMSSLKLHITIHTGDRPFSCQTCEKSFTQMSSLKLHMRIHTGERPFSCQSCGKSFSQLGNLNIHKKIHTGETPFSCQTCGKQFSHMSPLKLHMRTHTGEKPFSCQTCGKSFSRMNHLNVHMRIHTGERPFSCGICGQSFTRGDCLNLHMKKKHKSE
- the LOC118561425 gene encoding gastrula zinc finger protein XlCGF8.2DB-like isoform X2, producing the protein MSSVQHLREFIRERLTAAAEEIFSEVEKTIVRYEEDARLLESYWRPQIKLPRIDLLKPHVSMEEEASSIQQLCNQRRRSCHDQEEAEPQWSEEEQREPEPPLTEEQGVSVPLWIKEEKEEPEPPLIKEEQGEPESSWVKEEQMEPEPQIGSENLANTGTEKMCLKCDICGKSWKRKSELKKHYIIHTGERPFTCQTCGKSFSRMSHLNGHRKIHSGERPFSCQTCGKSFTQMSSLKLHITIHTGDRPFSCQTCEKSFTQMSSLKLHMRIHTGERPFSCQSCGKSFSQLGNLNIHKKIHTGETPFSCQTCGKQFSHMSPLKLHMRTHTGEKPFSCQTCGKSFSRMNHLNVHMRIHTGERPFSCGICGQSFTRGDCLNLHMKKKHKSE